One stretch of Enterobacter sp. RHBSTW-00994 DNA includes these proteins:
- a CDS encoding YggS family pyridoxal phosphate-dependent enzyme, with amino-acid sequence MNDIAHNLAQVRDKISAAATRCGRASEEVTLLAVSKTKPASAIAEAIDAGHRAFGENYVQEGVDKIRYFQELGNAELQWHFIGPLQSNKSRLVAEHFDWCHTIDRLRIATRLSEQRPMDKKPLNVLIQINISDENSKSGIALTELNALAEEVAKLPGLTLRGLMAIPAPEPNYDRQFAVAQQMAVAFEALKARYATVDTLSLGMSDDMEAAIAAGSTMVRIGTAIFGARDYSPK; translated from the coding sequence ATGAACGACATTGCGCATAACCTGGCACAGGTCCGGGACAAAATCTCAGCCGCTGCAACACGTTGCGGTCGTGCTTCAGAAGAAGTTACGTTGCTTGCAGTCAGTAAAACCAAGCCTGCGAGCGCCATCGCAGAAGCGATCGATGCAGGTCATCGCGCATTTGGTGAAAACTACGTGCAGGAAGGTGTGGACAAGATTCGCTATTTCCAGGAATTGGGGAATGCGGAACTGCAATGGCACTTTATTGGCCCGTTGCAGTCGAACAAAAGTCGTCTGGTGGCTGAGCATTTCGACTGGTGTCATACCATCGACCGTCTGCGTATTGCCACGCGTCTTAGCGAGCAACGCCCGATGGACAAAAAACCACTTAACGTTCTGATTCAAATTAACATTAGTGATGAAAACAGTAAGTCCGGTATTGCGCTCACTGAGCTGAATGCCCTGGCGGAAGAGGTCGCTAAACTGCCAGGACTTACCCTGCGCGGGTTAATGGCTATCCCTGCACCAGAACCGAATTACGACAGGCAGTTTGCCGTCGCACAGCAAATGGCTGTAGCATTTGAAGCGCTTAAAGCGCGCTATGCAACGGTAGACACGCTTTCACTGGGCATGTCGGATGATATGGAAGCCGCTATTGCGGCAGGCAGCACTATGGTGCGCATTGGCACTGCGATTTTCGGTGCGCGCGATTACTCCCCAAAATAA
- a CDS encoding YggT family protein, whose translation MKTLTFLLSTVIELYTMALLLRVWMQWARCDFYNPFSQFVVKITQPVVGPLRRIIPAMGPIDSSSLLVAFILSVIKAITLFMVITFQPIIWIAAVLILVKTVGLLIFWVLLVMAIMSWVSQGRSPVEYALMQLAEPLLRPIRNLLPSMGGIDFSPMILVLLLYVINMGIAELLQSTGDMLLPGLWMAL comes from the coding sequence ATGAAGACGTTGACTTTCCTGCTTTCAACGGTCATTGAACTGTATACGATGGCACTTTTGCTGCGCGTCTGGATGCAGTGGGCTCGTTGTGATTTTTATAATCCCTTCTCGCAGTTTGTCGTGAAGATCACGCAACCTGTTGTGGGGCCGCTGCGTCGCATTATTCCTGCAATGGGCCCGATTGATAGTTCCTCATTACTGGTCGCGTTCATTCTTAGCGTGATCAAAGCCATTACCCTGTTTATGGTCATCACCTTCCAGCCGATTATCTGGATCGCCGCCGTACTGATTTTAGTCAAAACGGTCGGCTTGCTGATTTTCTGGGTACTGCTGGTAATGGCCATTATGAGCTGGGTCAGCCAGGGACGAAGCCCGGTTGAATATGCGCTGATGCAACTCGCCGAGCCGTTGCTGCGCCCAATTCGCAACTTGCTGCCTTCTATGGGCGGAATCGACTTCTCACCGATGATCCTGGTGCTGTTGCTGTATGTCATCAACATGGGGATCGCCGAGCTGTTACAGTCTACGGGTGACATGCTGTTGCCGGGGCTGTGGATGGCATTATGA
- the yggU gene encoding DUF167 family protein YggU, giving the protein MSAVSSCADGLVLRLYIQPKASRDSIVGLHGDELKVAITAPPVDGQANAHLTKYLAKQFRVAKSQVIIEKGELGRHKQVKILNPQSIPTEVAALKEQE; this is encoded by the coding sequence ATGAGTGCAGTAAGCTCCTGCGCTGACGGGCTGGTTTTACGGCTGTATATTCAGCCTAAAGCCAGCCGTGATAGCATTGTTGGACTGCATGGCGACGAGTTAAAAGTCGCCATCACCGCGCCACCGGTTGACGGCCAGGCGAATGCGCATCTGACCAAATACCTCGCCAAACAGTTTCGTGTTGCCAAAAGTCAGGTCATCATTGAAAAGGGTGAACTAGGGCGACATAAACAGGTAAAAATCCTTAACCCGCAATCCATCCCGACAGAAGTCGCGGCTCTGAAAGAACAGGAATAA
- a CDS encoding XTP/dITP diphosphatase, whose product MQKVVLATGNAGKVRELASLLNDFGLDVVAQTELGVDSAEETGLTFIENAILKARHAAQVTGLPAIADDSGLAVDVLGGAPGIYSARYSGVDATDQQNLEKLLVALKDVPDEKRQAQFHCVLVYLRHAEDPTPIVCHGSWPGVIARESAGNGGFGYDPIFFVPSEGKTAAELTREEKSAISHRGRALKLLLETLRNG is encoded by the coding sequence ATGCAGAAAGTTGTTCTCGCTACCGGTAATGCCGGTAAAGTGCGCGAGCTGGCCTCGCTGTTAAATGATTTTGGTCTGGATGTGGTTGCGCAGACTGAATTAGGCGTGGATTCCGCCGAAGAAACCGGACTGACGTTTATTGAAAACGCCATCCTGAAAGCGCGTCATGCCGCACAAGTGACCGGCCTGCCCGCAATCGCCGACGACTCAGGTCTGGCCGTCGACGTTCTTGGCGGTGCGCCGGGGATCTACTCCGCGCGTTATTCCGGCGTGGATGCCACGGACCAGCAGAATCTGGAAAAACTGCTTGTTGCACTGAAAGACGTACCTGACGAAAAGCGTCAGGCGCAATTCCATTGCGTACTGGTCTATCTGCGTCACGCTGAAGATCCCACGCCCATCGTCTGCCACGGCAGTTGGCCGGGCGTGATTGCCCGCGAATCAGCAGGCAATGGCGGCTTTGGTTACGATCCTATTTTCTTTGTCCCATCTGAGGGCAAAACCGCTGCGGAACTGACCCGCGAAGAAAAAAGCGCCATCTCCCACCGTGGGCGCGCCTTAAAACTGTTACTGGAAACATTACGTAATGGCTAA
- the hemW gene encoding radical SAM family heme chaperone HemW, producing MANLPPLSLYIHIPWCVQKCPYCDFNSHALKGEVPHDDYVQHLLTDLDTDVPYAQGREVKTIFIGGGTPSLLSGPAMQTLLDGVRARLNLADDAEITMEANPGTVEAERFVDYQRAGVNRISIGVQSFSEPKLKRLGRIHGTEEAKRAAHLATGLGLRSFNLDLMHGLPDQSLDEALDDLRQAIALNPPHLSWYQLTIEPNTLFGSRPPVLPDDDALWDIFEQGHQLLTEAGYQQYETSAYAKPGYQCQHNLNYWRFGDYLGIGCGAHGKVTFPDGRILRTAKTRHPRGYMEGRYLERSHDVEVEDKPFEFFMNRFRLLEAAPRAEFTRYTGLPESVIRPQIDEALAKGYLTESNEYWQITEHGKLFLNALLELFLAEDPES from the coding sequence ATGGCTAATTTGCCACCTTTAAGTCTTTACATTCACATTCCCTGGTGCGTGCAGAAATGCCCGTACTGCGATTTCAACTCGCATGCGCTGAAAGGCGAAGTACCGCACGATGACTATGTTCAGCATCTGTTAACCGATCTGGACACTGACGTGCCCTACGCGCAGGGACGCGAAGTTAAGACCATTTTTATTGGTGGTGGTACGCCGAGCCTGCTTTCAGGCCCGGCAATGCAAACGCTGCTGGATGGCGTGCGTGCGCGCCTGAACCTGGCAGACGATGCAGAAATCACGATGGAGGCGAATCCGGGAACCGTTGAAGCTGAGCGTTTCGTGGATTACCAGCGCGCAGGGGTGAACCGCATTTCCATCGGCGTGCAGAGTTTTAGTGAACCGAAGTTAAAACGCCTGGGTCGTATTCACGGCACGGAAGAGGCTAAGCGCGCGGCTCATCTGGCAACCGGACTTGGCCTGCGCAGCTTTAACCTTGATTTGATGCACGGCCTGCCGGACCAGTCACTGGATGAGGCCCTTGACGACCTGCGACAGGCAATTGCGCTCAACCCGCCGCATCTCTCCTGGTATCAGCTAACTATTGAGCCAAACACGCTGTTTGGTTCGCGCCCCCCCGTCCTGCCTGATGACGATGCCCTGTGGGATATTTTCGAGCAAGGTCACCAGTTGCTGACGGAAGCCGGATATCAACAGTACGAAACCTCTGCCTATGCAAAACCGGGCTACCAGTGTCAGCACAATCTGAACTACTGGCGCTTTGGCGATTATTTAGGAATTGGCTGTGGCGCACACGGAAAAGTGACGTTCCCGGATGGGCGCATTCTGCGTACCGCTAAGACGCGTCATCCACGCGGATATATGGAAGGGCGTTATCTGGAACGCAGTCACGATGTCGAAGTGGAAGATAAACCTTTTGAGTTCTTTATGAACCGTTTCCGCCTACTGGAAGCTGCGCCACGTGCAGAATTTACACGCTATACCGGCTTGCCGGAGTCAGTGATTCGCCCACAGATTGACGAAGCGCTGGCAAAAGGGTATCTCACGGAAAGCAATGAATACTGGCAGATCACCGAGCACGGAAAACTGTTCTTAAACGCCCTTCTTGAGCTGTTCCTCGCCGAAGATCCTGAAAGCTGA
- a CDS encoding DUF2884 domain-containing protein: MMRKTLLAAGLMATVFTAHAEYKCSVTPRDDVMLNPQHVQVKGENGDLVITPDGNVTFNGKVYNLSAAQREQAKDYQADLRSALPWIDQGALTRVEKSRVALDKIITKEVGESSNMRTRLTKLDKQLKEQMNRIIEHRSDGLTFHYKAIDQVRADGQTLVNQAMGGILQDSINEMGAKAVLKGGGNPLQGVLGSLGGLQTSIQNEWKNQEDDFQQFGKDVCKRVVSLEDSRKALVGTLK, encoded by the coding sequence ATGATGCGCAAAACGTTGCTGGCTGCCGGGTTGATGGCAACCGTGTTCACCGCCCATGCGGAGTACAAATGTAGCGTCACGCCACGCGATGACGTGATGTTGAATCCGCAGCACGTACAGGTTAAAGGCGAAAACGGGGATCTGGTGATTACGCCAGATGGCAACGTCACGTTTAACGGCAAGGTGTACAACCTGAGTGCTGCACAGCGTGAGCAGGCAAAAGATTATCAGGCTGACTTGCGCTCCGCACTGCCGTGGATTGATCAAGGCGCATTGACCCGGGTTGAAAAAAGCCGTGTTGCGCTGGATAAAATCATCACCAAAGAGGTGGGAGAGAGCAGCAATATGCGCACTCGCCTGACCAAGCTGGACAAACAGCTGAAAGAACAGATGAACCGGATTATTGAGCATCGCAGCGATGGCCTGACGTTCCACTACAAAGCGATTGATCAGGTTCGTGCCGATGGGCAAACCCTGGTGAATCAGGCTATGGGCGGTATCTTGCAGGACAGCATCAACGAAATGGGTGCAAAAGCGGTGCTGAAAGGTGGTGGTAACCCGCTACAGGGCGTATTAGGCAGCCTGGGTGGATTACAGACCTCTATCCAGAATGAATGGAAGAATCAGGAAGATGATTTCCAGCAGTTTGGCAAAGACGTGTGCAAACGCGTGGTATCGCTGGAAGACAGCCGTAAGGCGCTGGTGGGGACGCTTAAGTAA
- a CDS encoding YggL family protein has translation MAKNRSRRLRKKMHIEEFQEVGFSIAWRFPEGTSVEQIDQDVDAFIDEVIEPNKLAFDGSGYLAWEGLICLQEIGKCTEEHQATVRKWLENRKVEDVRVSELFDIWWD, from the coding sequence ATGGCAAAGAACCGTAGCCGTCGTCTGCGTAAAAAAATGCACATCGAGGAGTTCCAGGAAGTTGGGTTCTCTATTGCATGGCGTTTCCCGGAAGGGACAAGCGTAGAGCAAATCGATCAGGATGTTGATGCCTTTATCGATGAAGTGATTGAGCCGAACAAACTGGCGTTTGACGGCAGTGGCTACCTGGCATGGGAAGGTCTGATTTGCCTGCAGGAAATCGGTAAATGCACTGAAGAACATCAGGCAACCGTGCGCAAGTGGCTTGAAAACCGCAAAGTCGAAGATGTTCGTGTCAGCGAACTTTTCGATATTTGGTGGGACTAA
- the trmB gene encoding tRNA (guanosine(46)-N7)-methyltransferase TrmB, with translation MKNDVISPEFDENGRPLRRIRSFVRRQGRLTKGQQHALDNYWPVMGVEFSEQPVDFSALFGRDAPITLEIGFGMGMSLVAMAKARPEQNFLGIEVHSPGVGACLATAHEEGVENLRVMCHDAVEVLHKMIPDNSLNMVQLFFPDPWHKARHNKRRIVQAPFAELVKSKLKLGGVFHMATDWEPYAEHMLEVMSSLDGYKNQSENNDYVPRPDSRPVTKFEQRGHRLGHGVWDLMFERVK, from the coding sequence ATGAAAAACGACGTCATTTCACCGGAATTTGATGAAAACGGTCGCCCGCTGCGCCGAATTCGCAGCTTTGTCCGTCGTCAGGGCCGCCTGACAAAAGGGCAGCAACACGCGCTGGACAACTACTGGCCGGTGATGGGCGTTGAGTTCAGTGAACAGCCTGTTGATTTTTCCGCGCTGTTTGGCCGCGATGCGCCGATTACGCTGGAGATCGGTTTTGGTATGGGCATGTCGCTGGTGGCTATGGCGAAAGCCCGTCCTGAGCAAAACTTCCTCGGCATTGAAGTGCATTCCCCTGGCGTTGGGGCGTGCCTCGCGACGGCACATGAAGAGGGCGTGGAAAACCTGCGCGTGATGTGTCATGACGCAGTGGAAGTTCTGCACAAAATGATTCCTGACAATTCTTTGAACATGGTTCAGCTCTTTTTCCCTGACCCATGGCACAAAGCACGTCATAATAAACGCCGTATCGTTCAGGCGCCTTTTGCTGAGTTAGTGAAAAGTAAGCTAAAACTGGGCGGTGTCTTCCACATGGCGACCGACTGGGAACCGTATGCGGAACATATGCTGGAAGTGATGTCGTCTCTGGATGGTTATAAAAACCAGTCAGAGAACAACGACTATGTACCGCGCCCGGATTCACGTCCGGTAACGAAATTTGAACAGCGTGGCCATCGTCTTGGTCACGGTGTATGGGACTTAATGTTCGAGAGGGTGAAATAA
- the mutY gene encoding A/G-specific adenine glycosylase, with amino-acid sequence MQATQFSAQVLDWYDKYGRKTLPWQIEKTPYKVWLSEVMLQQTQVATVIPYFERFMARFPTVVDLAHAPLDEVLHLWTGLGYYARARNLHKAAQQVVTRHNGKFPETFDEVADLPGVGRSTAGAILSLSLGKHFPILDGNVKRVLARCYAVGGWPGKKEVEKRLWEISEDVTPAKGVERFNQAMMDLGAMVCTRSKPKCELCPVNNLCVAYANQSWAHYPGKKPKQTLPERTGFMLLMQHGNDVFLAQRPPSGLWGGLYCFPQFENEDDLRAWLAQRQINVDTLTQLTAFRHTFSHFHLDIVPMWLTVSSVGSCMDEGAALWYNLAQPPSVGLAAPVERLLQQLRAGAMV; translated from the coding sequence ATGCAAGCCACTCAATTTTCAGCCCAGGTGCTGGACTGGTACGATAAATACGGGCGTAAAACCCTGCCCTGGCAAATTGAAAAAACGCCTTATAAAGTATGGCTCTCTGAAGTGATGTTGCAACAAACGCAAGTCGCTACGGTGATCCCTTACTTTGAGCGCTTTATGGCACGTTTCCCGACGGTGGTCGATCTCGCCCATGCACCTTTAGATGAAGTGCTGCATCTGTGGACCGGCCTGGGTTACTACGCCCGCGCCCGTAATCTTCACAAAGCCGCACAGCAAGTTGTGACCCGCCACAACGGAAAATTCCCCGAAACCTTCGACGAGGTGGCGGATTTGCCCGGCGTTGGTCGCTCAACCGCAGGAGCTATTCTCTCTCTTTCACTGGGCAAACATTTCCCGATCCTCGACGGTAACGTCAAGCGCGTCCTGGCTCGCTGCTACGCCGTGGGCGGCTGGCCGGGTAAAAAAGAGGTGGAAAAAAGACTGTGGGAGATCAGTGAAGATGTGACCCCAGCCAAAGGCGTTGAGCGCTTTAATCAGGCGATGATGGATCTTGGCGCCATGGTCTGTACGCGCTCAAAACCCAAATGCGAACTCTGCCCGGTCAATAACCTTTGTGTGGCTTACGCTAACCAGTCCTGGGCACACTATCCGGGTAAAAAACCTAAACAAACGCTCCCCGAACGAACAGGCTTTATGCTGCTGATGCAGCATGGTAACGACGTCTTTCTCGCCCAGCGCCCCCCCAGTGGTCTGTGGGGAGGATTGTACTGTTTCCCACAGTTTGAAAATGAAGACGACCTCAGGGCATGGCTGGCGCAGCGACAGATAAACGTCGATACTCTGACCCAGCTCACGGCGTTTCGTCACACCTTCAGCCATTTCCATCTGGATATTGTGCCTATGTGGCTTACCGTGTCCTCAGTGGGTTCCTGCATGGATGAAGGCGCGGCTCTCTGGTATAACTTAGCGCAACCCCCGTCTGTCGGGCTGGCAGCTCCCGTCGAGCGCCTGTTACAGCAATTACGTGCCGGTGCAATGGTTTAG
- a CDS encoding oxidative damage protection protein, giving the protein MARTIFCTFLQRDAEGQDFQLYPGDLGKRIYNEISKEAWAQWQKKQTMLINEKKLSMMNPEHRKLLEQEMVNFLFEGKDVHIEGYTPPAK; this is encoded by the coding sequence ATGGCCAGAACCATTTTTTGCACCTTCCTGCAGCGTGACGCTGAAGGCCAGGATTTCCAGCTCTATCCGGGTGACCTGGGTAAGCGCATCTATAATGAGATCTCCAAAGAAGCCTGGGCACAGTGGCAGAAAAAACAAACGATGCTGATTAACGAGAAAAAACTCAGCATGATGAACCCGGAGCATCGCAAACTGCTGGAGCAGGAGATGGTCAATTTCCTGTTTGAAGGTAAAGATGTGCACATTGAAGGCTACACGCCTCCCGCAAAATAA
- the mltC gene encoding membrane-bound lytic murein transglycosylase MltC: protein MKKFLALALVAPLLVSCSSKNKGDSYNEAWVKDTNGFDILMGQFAHNIENIWGFNEVLIAGPKDYVKYTDAYQTRSHINFDDGTITVETIAGTEPAARLRQAIVKTLLMGDDPGSIDLYSDADDITISKEPFLYGQVVDQTGQAIRWEGRANKFADYLLQTRLKSRSNGLRIIYSVTINLVPNHLDKRAHKYVGMVRQASRKYGVDESLILAIMQTESSFNPYAVSRSDALGLMQVVQHSAGKDVFRAQGKSGTPSRNFLFDPASNIDTGTAYLAMLNNVYLSGIDNPTSRRYAVITAYNGGAGSVLRVFSSDKVQAANIINSMAPGDVYSTLTSRHPSAESRRYLYKVNTAQKNYRRR from the coding sequence ATGAAAAAATTTTTAGCGCTAGCCCTTGTTGCGCCGTTGCTTGTTTCTTGTTCCTCTAAAAATAAAGGCGATAGCTATAACGAAGCCTGGGTAAAGGACACCAACGGTTTTGACATTTTGATGGGGCAATTCGCCCATAACATCGAAAATATTTGGGGATTTAACGAAGTTCTTATTGCCGGACCTAAGGACTACGTTAAGTACACCGATGCCTACCAGACACGTAGCCACATTAACTTTGATGATGGCACGATCACCGTTGAGACGATTGCAGGTACAGAGCCTGCGGCGCGTTTACGTCAGGCGATCGTGAAAACCCTGCTGATGGGCGATGACCCTGGTTCTATAGACCTCTATTCCGATGCTGATGACATCACCATATCCAAAGAGCCGTTCCTCTACGGGCAGGTTGTTGATCAGACCGGGCAAGCCATCCGCTGGGAAGGCCGCGCCAACAAATTTGCCGACTACCTGCTGCAAACGCGTCTCAAGAGCCGCAGCAACGGTCTGCGTATTATCTACAGCGTCACCATCAACCTCGTGCCAAACCACCTCGACAAACGTGCGCATAAATACGTCGGTATGGTGCGTCAAGCCTCGCGTAAATATGGTGTGGATGAGTCTCTGATCCTGGCCATCATGCAGACTGAATCGTCATTCAACCCGTATGCCGTCAGCCGTTCCGATGCACTGGGATTGATGCAGGTTGTCCAGCACAGCGCCGGTAAAGATGTTTTCCGTGCTCAGGGTAAATCAGGAACGCCAAGCCGTAACTTCCTGTTTGACCCGGCCAGCAACATCGATACGGGTACAGCCTATTTGGCCATGCTGAACAACGTTTACCTGAGCGGTATTGATAACCCAACATCACGTCGCTATGCCGTCATCACCGCCTATAACGGTGGGGCAGGCAGCGTACTGCGCGTGTTCTCCAGCGACAAAGTTCAGGCCGCTAACATCATCAACAGCATGGCGCCAGGGGATGTATATTCAACACTGACCTCCCGTCATCCGTCAGCGGAGTCCCGCCGTTACCTTTACAAGGTGAATACGGCGCAGAAAAACTACCGCCGCCGATGA
- a CDS encoding nucleoside permease → MNLKLQLKILSFLQFCLWGSWLTTLGSYMFVTLKFDGASIGAVYSSLGIAAVFMPTLLGIVADKWISAKWVYALCHLVGAGTLFMAASVTTPGEMFIVILLNSLAYMPTLGLINTISYYRIKSAGMDIVTDFPPIRIWGTIGFIMAMWGVSFAGFELSHMQLYIGAALSVVLALFTLTLPHIPVSNQQKNQSWSTMLGLDAFALFKNKRMAIFFIFSMLLGAELQITNMFGNTFLHSFDNNPLFSGSFIVEHASVMMSISQISETLFILTIPFFLSRYGIKNVMLISIFAWMLRFGLFAYGDPTPFGTVLLVLSMIVYGCAFDFFNISGSVFVEKEVKPEIRASAQGMFLMMTNGFGCILGGVVSGKVVEMYTTNGITDWQPVWLIFAAYSLVLAFAFVALFKYKHVRVPAGAQPVAH, encoded by the coding sequence ATGAACCTTAAGCTGCAGCTTAAAATATTGTCGTTTCTGCAGTTCTGCCTGTGGGGGAGCTGGTTAACAACGCTCGGCTCCTACATGTTTGTGACGCTCAAGTTCGATGGTGCGTCTATCGGTGCAGTTTATAGCTCGCTGGGTATTGCAGCGGTCTTCATGCCAACGCTGTTGGGGATCGTGGCGGATAAATGGATAAGCGCAAAATGGGTCTACGCGCTTTGTCATCTGGTGGGGGCTGGTACGCTATTTATGGCGGCTAGCGTCACAACGCCGGGTGAAATGTTTATTGTTATCCTGCTTAACTCGCTGGCCTATATGCCAACGCTGGGCTTGATCAATACCATCTCCTACTACCGCATTAAATCTGCCGGGATGGATATCGTTACTGATTTCCCGCCAATCCGTATCTGGGGCACTATCGGCTTTATCATGGCAATGTGGGGAGTAAGCTTCGCAGGCTTTGAACTGAGCCATATGCAGCTCTACATTGGTGCAGCGCTCTCGGTTGTGCTGGCCCTGTTTACCCTGACGTTGCCACACATTCCAGTGTCGAATCAGCAGAAAAATCAAAGCTGGAGCACCATGCTCGGTCTGGATGCGTTTGCTTTGTTCAAAAACAAACGTATGGCGATCTTCTTTATCTTCTCCATGCTGCTGGGAGCTGAACTGCAAATCACCAATATGTTCGGGAATACCTTCCTGCACAGCTTCGATAACAACCCGCTGTTCTCCGGCAGCTTTATCGTTGAACACGCATCCGTCATGATGTCCATCTCTCAGATTTCTGAGACCCTGTTCATCCTGACCATCCCGTTCTTCCTGAGCCGTTACGGCATTAAGAACGTGATGCTTATCAGTATTTTCGCGTGGATGCTGCGTTTCGGTCTGTTCGCCTACGGCGACCCAACCCCATTCGGCACAGTGCTGCTGGTTCTGTCGATGATTGTTTACGGCTGCGCCTTCGACTTCTTCAACATCTCGGGTTCCGTGTTTGTGGAAAAAGAAGTGAAGCCTGAAATTCGCGCCAGTGCACAGGGTATGTTCCTGATGATGACCAACGGCTTCGGCTGTATTCTGGGTGGCGTCGTGAGCGGTAAAGTGGTTGAAATGTACACCACCAACGGCATCACAGACTGGCAGCCAGTGTGGCTTATCTTCGCGGCTTACTCGCTGGTTCTGGCCTTCGCATTCGTGGCCTTGTTCAAATACAAACACGTTCGTGTTCCGGCGGGTGCTCAGCCTGTCGCGCACTAA
- the citG gene encoding triphosphoribosyl-dephospho-CoA synthase CitG, which yields MTGLLATKIRSTDVPRLAEEALWLELELTPKPGLVDRLNNGSHRDMDHAMFARSIAAISPWFSRFSDLGEEHADKPVAEQLRLLRPVGMACEQAMYGATGGVNTHKGGIFALGLLCFAAGRVKNVSAQTLCCEVSNMCRGLVARELAGRSGMATAGERQFQQYGLTGARGEAENGFATVRHAMESWNGRQLHDLLLRLMAVNRDSNLVSRGGIAGLRYVQDYAQRLLSNGWDWEALAEMDRALMARNLSPGGSADLLSVGWVLAELPLS from the coding sequence ATGACTGGTTTGCTCGCGACTAAAATACGCTCAACAGATGTGCCGCGACTGGCCGAAGAAGCACTATGGCTGGAGCTGGAACTGACGCCAAAACCAGGACTGGTCGACAGGCTTAACAACGGTTCTCACCGCGATATGGATCATGCGATGTTTGCCCGGAGTATTGCGGCAATTTCCCCGTGGTTTAGCCGGTTTTCGGATCTTGGGGAGGAACATGCAGATAAACCGGTGGCGGAACAACTGCGATTGCTCCGCCCTGTAGGGATGGCCTGCGAGCAAGCTATGTATGGCGCAACCGGAGGCGTGAACACCCATAAAGGCGGGATTTTTGCGCTGGGGTTGCTCTGTTTTGCTGCCGGACGGGTGAAAAATGTGAGCGCGCAGACGTTGTGTTGTGAAGTGAGCAACATGTGTCGGGGGCTTGTGGCGCGTGAACTTGCAGGACGTAGCGGCATGGCGACTGCCGGGGAGCGGCAGTTTCAGCAGTATGGTTTAACAGGTGCGCGCGGCGAGGCAGAAAATGGCTTTGCGACGGTGCGTCACGCGATGGAGAGCTGGAACGGTCGTCAGCTTCACGACCTGCTGTTACGTCTGATGGCGGTTAACCGGGACAGTAATCTGGTGTCGCGCGGTGGGATCGCCGGGCTGCGCTATGTGCAGGATTATGCGCAACGATTGCTGTCAAACGGCTGGGATTGGGAAGCGCTGGCTGAAATGGACAGGGCGCTGATGGCGCGTAATTTAAGTCCCGGGGGCAGTGCGGATTTGCTGTCGGTAGGATGGGTATTGGCAGAATTACCCCTCTCCTGA
- the citX gene encoding citrate lyase holo-[acyl-carrier protein] synthase, whose product MTTATPVSAGVSLEALLAAKESRAARQADWLTHYQQPVISLTLVTPGEIKDSLRYRNTMGVALQMCDQLLWENRWQVLDRQVLWLPTGPEALWCVAHPAAEVKAHCADLEQTHPLGRLWDLDVICPQNGHVGRLSLGAHLRRCLICDEPAHACSRSRNHPVEQVVAQVEKMIDDWFARD is encoded by the coding sequence ATGACAACAGCGACACCCGTCAGTGCGGGTGTCAGCCTGGAGGCGCTACTGGCTGCAAAAGAGAGCCGCGCGGCGCGCCAGGCTGACTGGCTTACGCACTATCAACAACCCGTTATCTCGCTCACTCTGGTCACTCCGGGTGAAATCAAAGACAGCCTGCGCTATCGCAATACCATGGGCGTAGCGCTGCAAATGTGTGACCAGCTATTGTGGGAAAATCGCTGGCAGGTGCTGGACCGTCAGGTACTGTGGCTGCCGACGGGGCCAGAGGCGTTGTGGTGCGTTGCACATCCGGCGGCGGAAGTGAAAGCTCATTGCGCGGATCTGGAACAGACACATCCACTTGGCAGACTGTGGGATTTAGATGTGATCTGCCCGCAAAACGGCCATGTGGGCCGCCTGTCTCTAGGGGCGCATTTGCGTCGTTGCCTGATTTGCGATGAACCTGCACACGCCTGCTCCCGCTCGCGGAATCACCCCGTTGAGCAGGTTGTCGCCCAGGTGGAGAAGATGATCGATGACTGGTTTGCTCGCGACTAA